One window of Methanobacterium alkalithermotolerans genomic DNA carries:
- a CDS encoding proteasome assembly chaperone family protein → MMVETKTECCTILSEEIKDAVVIEASPGVGLIGNILGWLLVEDLKMREIGYIDSKYFPPLAVLYKGVAIHPFRIYEGEGIVMFLSDFIVPPNVVYDMTNAIVDWMQKNNSKELITFNSLMVREKSHRVAGAGNSKELSKKLAEMEVPVIPFGNINGISGTLLTRCASQDIPATCLFAEVLNQYPDPRAAAEVIEVLNKMLDKDIDAEPLLKEAQEIESRLKKLAESVQVEPESPIYM, encoded by the coding sequence ATGATGGTTGAAACCAAAACCGAATGCTGTACCATACTCTCTGAAGAAATCAAAGACGCTGTTGTAATAGAAGCTTCACCCGGAGTGGGCCTTATAGGAAATATTCTAGGCTGGCTACTGGTGGAAGACCTTAAAATGAGGGAAATAGGATATATTGATTCCAAATATTTCCCTCCTTTAGCAGTTCTATATAAGGGAGTGGCCATCCATCCCTTCAGAATATACGAGGGAGAAGGAATAGTAATGTTCCTTTCTGATTTCATTGTCCCTCCCAATGTCGTATATGACATGACCAATGCCATAGTAGACTGGATGCAAAAAAATAACTCTAAAGAACTGATTACTTTCAACAGCTTGATGGTGCGTGAAAAAAGCCACCGTGTAGCTGGTGCAGGTAATAGTAAAGAGTTATCAAAAAAGCTAGCAGAGATGGAAGTGCCGGTAATTCCATTTGGAAACATTAATGGAATATCAGGAACTCTTTTAACTCGTTGCGCTTCACAAGACATTCCTGCAACCTGTTTATTTGCAGAAGTTTTAAACCAGTACCCGGATCCTCGAGCAGCAGCAGAAGTCATTGAAGTGTTAAACAAGATGCTGGATAAAGATATTGATGCTGAGCCACTACTAAAAGAAGCACAGGAAATTGAATCCAGGTTAAAGAAACTGGCTGAAAGTGTTCAGGTAGAACCAGAGTCACCTATATATATGTGA
- a CDS encoding TIGR00375 family protein: MIINADLHIHSCFSRATSNNMVIDAIAPQAKLKGLHLVGTGDGLHPGWLEIIKDSTTPQGDGIYSTEDCDFIITAEVEDNKRVHHLLILPSLETAHELREKMVSVDKEKEGRPRVRMNGAEIMDLVHDYDGLIGPAHAFTPWTSMYKAHDSHQDCYGKKPDFLELGLSADTNMADVIKELQDVPFLTNSDAHSPWPHRLGREFNQMEVEDISFSSLKNTLKRKKIKANYGMDPRLGKYHLTACTKCYQIFNPKKALELKMKCPECNGTIKKGVDYRISEIATWNKPHHPYHRPPYIHILPLAEIIALTYSRGVTTKGVQSIWESLVQEFGNEIEVMINAPMDEIKNIDKEISPAIQAFRDKTLIMVPGGGGKYGEIKFPENNLDKYL; the protein is encoded by the coding sequence ATGATAATCAATGCTGATTTGCATATTCACAGCTGTTTTTCCCGGGCCACTTCTAACAATATGGTTATTGATGCCATAGCCCCCCAGGCAAAATTAAAAGGACTGCATCTGGTGGGAACTGGAGATGGGCTTCATCCTGGCTGGTTAGAGATAATAAAAGATAGCACTACTCCTCAGGGTGATGGAATTTACTCCACAGAAGACTGTGATTTCATCATCACCGCTGAAGTAGAAGATAATAAAAGAGTGCACCACCTCCTGATATTACCCTCTCTGGAAACGGCACATGAGTTAAGGGAAAAAATGGTATCGGTGGATAAAGAAAAAGAGGGACGTCCCCGGGTACGGATGAATGGGGCAGAAATCATGGATCTGGTCCATGATTATGATGGATTAATTGGACCGGCCCACGCATTTACACCCTGGACCAGTATGTACAAGGCCCATGATAGTCATCAGGATTGTTATGGCAAAAAACCTGATTTTTTAGAACTGGGGCTCTCAGCAGATACTAACATGGCAGATGTCATTAAGGAACTGCAAGATGTGCCTTTTTTAACCAACTCGGATGCCCATTCTCCATGGCCTCATCGACTGGGACGCGAATTTAATCAAATGGAAGTGGAAGATATTTCTTTTTCTTCCCTGAAGAATACTCTGAAAAGGAAAAAAATAAAGGCAAATTATGGTATGGATCCCCGGCTGGGTAAATACCATTTAACGGCCTGTACTAAATGTTATCAGATATTCAATCCTAAAAAAGCGCTTGAACTCAAAATGAAGTGTCCAGAATGTAATGGTACCATTAAAAAAGGAGTTGATTATCGCATATCTGAAATTGCCACCTGGAATAAACCGCATCACCCGTATCACAGGCCTCCTTACATCCATATTTTACCTTTAGCTGAAATAATTGCCTTAACCTATTCCCGGGGGGTTACCACTAAAGGAGTACAGAGTATATGGGAATCACTGGTACAGGAATTTGGCAATGAAATTGAAGTGATGATTAATGCCCCTATGGATGAAATAAAAAATATTGATAAAGAGATCTCACCTGCAATTCAAGCTTTCCGTGATAAAACATTAATCATGGTGCCGGGAGGCGGGGGTAAATACGGGGAGATAAAATTTCCAGAAAATAATCTGGATAAATATTTATAA
- a CDS encoding PepSY domain-containing protein, with the protein MINSKILVSVAIVLIIGVAAAGYQISQTPGLWQVTDLNNPDPVQQDADVSVTTGDADGSSGSSSGSSSGSGSTGGSSGGSNVISASQARSNAQNNILEPSAVAGTPTLTTMAGRPVYVVPVMVGSTRVGEIHIDAVTGKNVGGAGF; encoded by the coding sequence ATGATAAACTCAAAGATTTTAGTATCGGTCGCTATAGTATTGATCATAGGAGTGGCGGCTGCTGGCTATCAAATTAGTCAGACCCCTGGCCTATGGCAAGTAACTGACCTAAATAACCCAGATCCTGTACAACAAGATGCTGATGTTTCTGTTACTACTGGAGATGCCGATGGAAGTTCTGGCAGTTCTAGTGGAAGTAGTAGTGGAAGTGGAAGTACTGGAGGAAGTTCAGGAGGTTCAAACGTGATTTCAGCCTCACAGGCTAGAAGTAATGCTCAGAATAATATTTTAGAGCCAAGCGCAGTTGCTGGAACTCCTACATTGACTACCATGGCTGGTAGACCAGTATATGTAGTACCAGTAATGGTGGGTAGTACTAGAGTAGGAGAAATACATATAGATGCAGTAACTGGAAAAAATGTAGGTGGAGCCGGGTTTTGA